CGAAGGAAAAGTAGTCATCGTCACCGGAGCAACTTCCGGTTTGGGAAAAGAAATCGCACTTCAGTTCGCGAGAGAAAAAGCAAAACTTGTAATCTGCGGAAGAAGAGAGAAAGAAGGAAATGAGACTCTTGCTCTCGTTCGTTCTTTGGGTGCGGAAGCGGAGTTCGTCAATTGTGATATTTCCGTTCCCGAACAGGTAGAATATCTTGTTCAAACGGCTGTTAGGAGTTACGGAAGGCTCGATTTCGCGATTAATAATGCAGGTTTCGCGGGAGTGATGAAGCCGATCACCGAATATCCGATTGATGTTTGGGACAATGTAGTGAACGTAAACTTGAAAGGCACATTCGTTTGTATGAAATACGAATTGGAAGCTATGCTTAAGAATCAATCAGGTGTGATCGTGAACGTATCATCCGCCATCGGGCTTCGGGGAAAGGAAAATATTTCCCCTTATTCCGCTACAAAACACGGAATCATCGGACTTACCAAAAGTGCCGCTTTTGAATACGGTCGTTTTGGAATCAGAATCAATGCGCTCTGTCCTGGGGGAATTCGTACGGAAATGGACGATTTGTTCTATAAAAATTCTCCCGATCCGGAAGCTCTTCGCAAGGAAAGGATGAAATCCTATGCATTGGGAAGAATGGCGGAAGCGAGCGAAGTGGCAAGAGTCGCCACTTGGCTGTGCAGCGAAGATTCCTCTTTTGTTACCGGCGCGTCGATCCCTGTTGACGGAGGGAAAACGGCAAGATAAAACACTGCGTCAATTCTGAATCAAATCCATCTTTAGAAGTTGATTTTTGTAAGCCTAATTACGATTATTTCCTTTCATAAGCTCTGGGAGAGTTTTGATGCTAAAATTGGCAGGGTATACCGCTCTAAAGGAAATTCATTCGGGGAAAAAAAGTCTTGTTTACCGAGGGGAAAGATCGAGCCAACCTGTAATCGTCAAAATTTTAAACCGGGACTATCCCGAGCCTCACGAATTAAACCGTTTCAAACACGAATTTGATATTTTACAAAATCTAAAAGTCCCCGGAATTCCCAGACCGCTGGGATTTGAAAAATATAACAATTCCGTCGCTCTCATCTTGGAAGATATGGGAGGAGAGGCACTTTCCTTCACATATAAGGATAACGATAGTTATAGTCTGCTGGAGTTTTTGAATATCGCCTTGAAAGCAAGCAAGGTTTTGGAAGGAATTCATAAGGCAAATATCGTTCATAACGATATCAAAGCGCAAAATATAGTTATAAACCAAAAGACCGGCGAATTATGTATTATCGATTTCGGTAGCTCTACTTTTTTGACTCAAAGAAATTCGTTTATTCCTTTGAATCAATCCTTTCACGGAACACTTGCCCATATTTCTCCCGAACAAACGGGGAGGATGAATCGCACTGTCGATTACCGGACGGATTTTTATTCTTTGGGCATCACTTTCTATCAGATGATGACCGGCGAACTACCGTTCCAGTATGCGGATCCCATGGAAATGGTTCATGCACATATTGCAAAAACCCCCGTCTCTCCTTATGAGAAGAATCAAAGTCCAAAAGTAGTTTCTAATATTATAATGAAATTGTTGGAAAAAAACCCGGAAGACAGATACCAAACCGTATCCGGGCTTGTTTATGATTTGGAACAAGTTGAAAAAGTTCTGAGACATGAAGGAATCAGATCGGTTCAAAAACTGGAAATCGTTGTCGCTTCCAAAGACCATTCCGGTAAATTTCAAATTCCTAAAAAACTTTACGGAAGAGAAAAAGAAGTCACCCGAATCATTGATACGTTTCATAATGTGGCAAGGGGCAATCTGGAACTCATCCTGATTGCGGGAAGATCGGGGATAGGAAAATCGGTTTTAATCAATGAAGTGAACAAACCGATCGCGGAATACAAAGGTTATTTTTCGTCCGGGAAGTACGACCAATTAAAACGTTCCATTCCCTATCGGGCCATCACTCAAAGTTTTCAAAAATTAATCCAACAGATCTTAGCGGAAAGCCAAGATTCGATTTCCATTTGGAAAGAACATATTCTCAAAGCTCTAGGCCCTAACGGAAGGGTGATTATAGAAGTGATTCCGGAATTGGGAACTTTGATCGGTGATCAACCTGAGATCGCTTCCTTGGATGCATCGGAATCTCAGAACAGGTTTAATTTCGTATTTCAAAATTTCATCAAGGCATGTGCAAGAGAAGAACATCCGATCGCCATCTTTTTGGACGATTTACAATGGGCGGACACTCCGAGCATTAACCTAATACGCGCTATATTGTCTGATCCTGAAATGAAACATCTGTTTTTGATGTTGTCTTACCGGGATAATGAAGTTCTGCCTACGGATCCATTCTCCATTCTTTTGGATGATTTGAAAGGAACCGGATTTTATCATCAAAAAATAAATCTGAATCCTTTGAGTATCCAAGATATCAATTCGCTTGTTTGCGATACTCTTTTTTGCAACAAAGAAGAGTCTTTGGGGCTTGCTGAAATTTTACATTCAAAGACAAAAGGAAATCCTTTTTATGTGAACGAGGTATTCAAAAGCCTCTATGATAAGGACTTGATTGTTTATAAAAACAATCAATGGGTTTGGGATATTCAAAAAATCAGAGATGTGAATATCTCCGGAAATGTGATCGATCTAATCGTAGAAAAGATCAAGGAACTCCCCGAATCAAGAATCGAAACTTTGAAGCTAGCCGCATGTATCGGGAGTTGGTTCAAACAGGAAGTTTATGCTTCGATTGTGGGAAAATCATTGGAAGAGGTCAAAGCTGATTTGATCGAACTTGCCAACGATGAATTTCTTCTATTGAGTGAAACGGATGTTAACTTTGTCCATGACAAAATCCAGGAAGCCGCTTATTCCATAATTCCCGAAGAAGAAAGGGAAAGGATACATTATCATATAGGAAATTCCTATCTGAAGATGATTGATGAATACCGGTTGGAAGATCATATCTTTACGATTGTCAACCAATTGAACCAAGGTATCACAAAAATCAATACGGCCGAAGAAAGAATCCACTTACAAGAGTTAAATGTGATGGCGGGAAACAAGTCGTTGGCATCTTCCGCTTATGAAGCTGCCCTCGGCTTTTTTCAGGTGGCAGTGGAATTTTTACCTGAGAATTCCTGGGAAGCACGATACGATTCCACTTTGAAATTGTATACGAATCGTGCCCAAGCAGAGTATCTTTCCAAAGAATACGACGCGGCGGAAAAAACCTTCGATATCATATCCGCGAATGCAAAAGACACATTGGATAAGATACAGATTTTCGAATTGAAATCTTCCATGTACGTAAGCCAAAATAGAATGTTGGACGTACTTGAAATTCTAAAACAAGCTTTGAAACTTTTAGGTTTGAACTTACCTAAAAGTCCGGGCGAACTCTCTCCTCTTCCGGATATCATACTTTTTAAATTGAAACTAGGCAAACGATCCATTTCCGATCTCGCCAATCTTCCCGTATCCGAAGATCGAAATTATCTAGCCATTATGCGCTTGTTAAATGCATGCATTGCGGCATCTTTCCTCGCGCAACCTGCTCTTTTTCCGGTAATCGTACTTAAGATGGTGCGGTTGACTTTAAAACACGGACTTTCTCCTTTGAGTCCATTCGGATTTGCCGCTTTCGGAATGATCCAAGGGTTCGGGTTGGGCGATTTCGACGCAGGTTATGAATTCGGAAAATTGGCGGTAACCTCAGTCGATAAGTTGGATGCAAAGGCGTTCAAATGCAGAACTTTATTTCTATTCGGATGTATGATCAGTCATTGGAAGTTTCATGCCAAAGAAGGAGTTTCTGTCTTTCAAGAATCCTTTCAATCGGGCATGGAAACCGGTGATTTGCAATATGCCGCTTACTCTTTGAATAATATTCATTTTCAGGCATTATTACGAAGACAGAACCTGGACGAACTTGCAAGTAGTTTTGATAAATTCGAGTCCTCCTTGTTTTCTTTGAAACAAAGTAACGCCTATCAGGTTTTTCAATTGAATCGTCAGATCGTTTCCATTTTAAAAGGCAGTTCTGAAAATTTACTTTCGTTAGATGGTAAGTATTTTTCCGAGTCTGTCATCGCTGTGGAATGGCAAACTTTAAAAAATGCAAATGCATTGTTTGATTATTACGTATGTAAGGCGAGACTGGACTATCTGTTCGGGGATTTGGAAAAAGCATACGAATATTATTTATTAGGCGAGCCGTTTGAAGGCGCAATGTTCGGAATGATGTTTATCCCTGAACTTGTATTTTTCGGCTCGTTGATTTCCGCTTCTCTTTTGAAAACCGGCTGCAATCAAACTAAGAAAAAAGAATATAGAAAACAAATTGATAAAAATCAGAAAAGATTTAAAAAATGGGCGAAGAGTTCCCCCTATAACTACGGGCACAAATTTTATATTATCGAGGGACTTGTCGCCGAAATAGAAGGGAATGCAAAAAAGGCCCTTTCCTATTGGAAAAAGGCGATCGGGCTTGCAAAGGAAAATGATTATACTTTGGAGGGTGCGATCGCGAACGAATTTTCCGCCCGCATTCTTCTCAGTCAGGGCGAATCAATGTATGCTAACGTACATTTGGTGGAAGCACATCATCTTTATCGCAAATGGGGCTGTGATCCCAAGGTAAAGGAACTGGAAGGGAAATATTCCTTTCTTAAAAAATATTCCAAACGAAGTATAAATGATCCGATGGAGACCTTTACACTTACAAGTACTACCAAAGAGGTAACAAGCACTTCCGATAGTTATTTTGACCTGCATACGGTAATCAAAGCCTCTCATACCATCTCGGGAGAAATCCAATTGGGTAGGCTTTTGGAAAAGATGATCAAGATTCTTTTGGAGAATGCGGGAGCGGAAAGGGGATTTTTCATTTTAAAGGATGAGTCCAACTGGTTGATTCAAGCGGAAGGCAAATCCAGTACCGGTCAAGTGGAAGTGCTGCAGGCAAAGACCTTGGATTCGTTGCAATCCAATCAGACGGATGTTTCGCAATTGGAACTTTCTCCGAATATTGTCAATTATGTGATTCGAACCAAATCGGTTGTGATTTTGAACGATGCTTCTCACGAAGGTATGTTTGTAACCGATTTTTATATAAAATCCAAATCACCGAAATCAATTCTCTGTTATCCGATTATCAATCATGGCAACTTGGTTGGAGTCGTTTATCTGGAAAACAATTTGACGACCGATGCGTTTACACCGGATCGGATCGAGATTTTGAAATTACTATCTTCTCAAATTGCCGTTTCCATCGAAAACTCCATTCTTTATGCAAATTTGGAAGAAAAGGTAAATGAAAGAACTCAGGATTTGAATGATGCTTTAACGGAAGTTCGTGGGTTAAAGGAACAGCAGGACGGGGATTATTTCCTAACTTCACTTCTCATCGAACCTTTGGCACAAAACCATACCGCTTCGCAGGCGGTTTACGTGGACTTTTTGATAGAACAAAAGAAAAAATTCCAATTTAAAGATTGGAAGTCCGAAATCGGGGGAGATCTCTGTGTAGCCGCCAATTTGGAGTTAAGAGATCGCAAATACACAGTTGTATTGAACGGAGATGCGATGGGTAAATCCATCCAAGGAGCGGGCGGTGCACTTGTACTTGGTTCCGTATTCGAAGCGATTTTAAAAAGAGGAAGGGACACCGCTGAAAATAGAAATTTATTCCCCGAAAGATGGCTTAAGAACGCATTTATAGAACTTCATCATACGTTTACAACATTTGACGGATCCATGTTAGTTTCGATTTTTCTCTGTCTGATTGACGAAGAAACGGGATTTCTTTATTTTATGAATGCGGAACATCCCAGACCTGTCATTCTCCGGGACGGGAATGTAAGTTTTCTACCACATAACTTATTCTATGCGAAGTTGGGGATGTTGCTTACCAAAAAAAGAAAAAAGAAAATGCAAATCTCCACTTACCAATTGCAGAAAAACGATGTTATGATCATAGGATCGGACGGTAGGGACGATTTGTATCTTGGAACGGAAGACGGTTATGATAAAATAAACGAAGATGAAGAATTATTTCTCAATACGGTTAAAGAGGAAAAAGGAAATATTCGAAGCATCTTGGAATCCATTAAAACAAACGGACAATTGATTGACGACCTGTCATTGATTCGAGTGGAATTCAAAGGACGGCCGGATCAATCGAATCACGAATTAACGAATCATACTCATGCAGCTTATGAAAAAGCCGTCGCTGAATTTGAAGCGGGTGATTACCAAAGAGCGCTTTTCTATGCGATTCCTTATAGCGATTTCAATCCTTCCAATGAAGAATGTTTGTTTCTAATTTCCAGTTGTTATCTTCATTTGAATCAATTGGCATTTGCAATTGATTATGCGGAAAGATTGAGGCTAAGAATTCCCGATCATGAGAATAATTTAAAACAATTATTGTTTATGTACAAAGAGGTTGGGGATTTCGAGATGGCGGATAAATTAATTCAAAGTTGATTCTTGTTATTCGGGCGCCATTTCCGGCTCTCCCTTGACGACAACGCTCGCTTTGCTGGTCGATCCGGGGTGATGGATTTATTATTTGTTGTTGGAGATTTTTCTGGGGTTCAAGGAAGGAGAAAAAATAAAAGAGAATCTTTGGTAGATAACCAACTCTTCAAAAATGGAAGGGTTGCTACAGAGACATTTTCGTCGAGAAACAAGCTCATATCTCAAAATTTATGTTAAGTTATATTAACAAGCTCTCTTTGATTGAATAATTTAATGATCATCTTGTTTAAGATTATAGTTTTTGAGAGGCTCAATTCTTCTTTTGTTTTATGATATGTCCTCTCTGATTGCGATTTGTTCCTTTCTATAGTCCACTGGAGCAAGGTCGGTAAGTTGTTTGAACACCCGATTGAAATTTGTGCGAGAGCCAAAGCCGCACTCGAAAGCAATTTCAAGCAGATTCA
The nucleotide sequence above comes from Leptospira kobayashii. Encoded proteins:
- a CDS encoding SDR family NAD(P)-dependent oxidoreductase, which codes for MKGIEGKVVIVTGATSGLGKEIALQFAREKAKLVICGRREKEGNETLALVRSLGAEAEFVNCDISVPEQVEYLVQTAVRSYGRLDFAINNAGFAGVMKPITEYPIDVWDNVVNVNLKGTFVCMKYELEAMLKNQSGVIVNVSSAIGLRGKENISPYSATKHGIIGLTKSAAFEYGRFGIRINALCPGGIRTEMDDLFYKNSPDPEALRKERMKSYALGRMAEASEVARVATWLCSEDSSFVTGASIPVDGGKTAR
- a CDS encoding AAA family ATPase; amino-acid sequence: MLKLAGYTALKEIHSGKKSLVYRGERSSQPVIVKILNRDYPEPHELNRFKHEFDILQNLKVPGIPRPLGFEKYNNSVALILEDMGGEALSFTYKDNDSYSLLEFLNIALKASKVLEGIHKANIVHNDIKAQNIVINQKTGELCIIDFGSSTFLTQRNSFIPLNQSFHGTLAHISPEQTGRMNRTVDYRTDFYSLGITFYQMMTGELPFQYADPMEMVHAHIAKTPVSPYEKNQSPKVVSNIIMKLLEKNPEDRYQTVSGLVYDLEQVEKVLRHEGIRSVQKLEIVVASKDHSGKFQIPKKLYGREKEVTRIIDTFHNVARGNLELILIAGRSGIGKSVLINEVNKPIAEYKGYFSSGKYDQLKRSIPYRAITQSFQKLIQQILAESQDSISIWKEHILKALGPNGRVIIEVIPELGTLIGDQPEIASLDASESQNRFNFVFQNFIKACAREEHPIAIFLDDLQWADTPSINLIRAILSDPEMKHLFLMLSYRDNEVLPTDPFSILLDDLKGTGFYHQKINLNPLSIQDINSLVCDTLFCNKEESLGLAEILHSKTKGNPFYVNEVFKSLYDKDLIVYKNNQWVWDIQKIRDVNISGNVIDLIVEKIKELPESRIETLKLAACIGSWFKQEVYASIVGKSLEEVKADLIELANDEFLLLSETDVNFVHDKIQEAAYSIIPEEERERIHYHIGNSYLKMIDEYRLEDHIFTIVNQLNQGITKINTAEERIHLQELNVMAGNKSLASSAYEAALGFFQVAVEFLPENSWEARYDSTLKLYTNRAQAEYLSKEYDAAEKTFDIISANAKDTLDKIQIFELKSSMYVSQNRMLDVLEILKQALKLLGLNLPKSPGELSPLPDIILFKLKLGKRSISDLANLPVSEDRNYLAIMRLLNACIAASFLAQPALFPVIVLKMVRLTLKHGLSPLSPFGFAAFGMIQGFGLGDFDAGYEFGKLAVTSVDKLDAKAFKCRTLFLFGCMISHWKFHAKEGVSVFQESFQSGMETGDLQYAAYSLNNIHFQALLRRQNLDELASSFDKFESSLFSLKQSNAYQVFQLNRQIVSILKGSSENLLSLDGKYFSESVIAVEWQTLKNANALFDYYVCKARLDYLFGDLEKAYEYYLLGEPFEGAMFGMMFIPELVFFGSLISASLLKTGCNQTKKKEYRKQIDKNQKRFKKWAKSSPYNYGHKFYIIEGLVAEIEGNAKKALSYWKKAIGLAKENDYTLEGAIANEFSARILLSQGESMYANVHLVEAHHLYRKWGCDPKVKELEGKYSFLKKYSKRSINDPMETFTLTSTTKEVTSTSDSYFDLHTVIKASHTISGEIQLGRLLEKMIKILLENAGAERGFFILKDESNWLIQAEGKSSTGQVEVLQAKTLDSLQSNQTDVSQLELSPNIVNYVIRTKSVVILNDASHEGMFVTDFYIKSKSPKSILCYPIINHGNLVGVVYLENNLTTDAFTPDRIEILKLLSSQIAVSIENSILYANLEEKVNERTQDLNDALTEVRGLKEQQDGDYFLTSLLIEPLAQNHTASQAVYVDFLIEQKKKFQFKDWKSEIGGDLCVAANLELRDRKYTVVLNGDAMGKSIQGAGGALVLGSVFEAILKRGRDTAENRNLFPERWLKNAFIELHHTFTTFDGSMLVSIFLCLIDEETGFLYFMNAEHPRPVILRDGNVSFLPHNLFYAKLGMLLTKKRKKKMQISTYQLQKNDVMIIGSDGRDDLYLGTEDGYDKINEDEELFLNTVKEEKGNIRSILESIKTNGQLIDDLSLIRVEFKGRPDQSNHELTNHTHAAYEKAVAEFEAGDYQRALFYAIPYSDFNPSNEECLFLISSCYLHLNQLAFAIDYAERLRLRIPDHENNLKQLLFMYKEVGDFEMADKLIQS